The following nucleotide sequence is from Pagrus major chromosome 13, Pma_NU_1.0.
ttttaccTAGGATATATCTGAAATGAACCAACTTCTCACGTCACAAATTTCCCATTTTAACTCCTCACATAAAGTTCACCCATATCTAAAGTGCCTTACATGCATTTTTATCCAAGGACTGGTCTTGTGAATTAGCAGTAAGACACTTACAATGCTCCTTAAAGTAGGTCACCATGTCCTCATACTTGTCCTGTGTTACTCATGTAATGGCACTAACATTTGGGCAGCTTTAATTACCTGAGAAGTATTTTGCACATGCCTTTTATTCCAAGCATAGTTTGCAAAGCTTGTTGGTAACCAGTTTGTTTTCCAAAAGTGTATCACGTAGGGAGGTAAACTGTTGCTGATATCATCTGACATTCACCAGCTGATGGTGTGCGCAGACAAAAGAAGCATCTTATCTATCGGCATAGATTACACGagaacatttttgctttaatatttattttgttcacGAGGCAATGGTGACATTAATTCTACACAAACATATCATAAAATGCACCTTTTGTTATAATGTTTGATCTTAACAGTTGAATCAAATGCCAGAGATAGTCCCTTGCTAGCATAGGCCTCATGATACTTTTCAGTAAGCATTTAGTGTCTCTGTAAGAAGGTTAATTTATGGGATCTGAGGGAATAGAGGTGAGGTAAAGGGATTCTGTAATCCTGCTCCAGTTACTGATGCCTTGTGCTGAAGTGTCGTAGCAatcaataattaatgattaCTCACTGTGGTTTATGTGTGAGATAGCATGATGCTAACAGCCTGTGTTGCTGGTAAGAGATGTTGAAATATGTTGTGTAACAGAAAGGAGAAACACACTGTTTCCTACCTGTCTTGAGCAAACCACAGGTGTTGCATTATAACTGCAGTACATGCTGGGAGTTCTTACATTGGTTGGCTTTGGTTGTGTTTAGGGAAGCTTAGGTGACCAAAGTTTTAGATGCTACCAGTTACTTCCCATCTCTTCACCATAATCAGCATTTGTCACAGCATGAAATCATAAATTTGTCGGgtttttattccaaaatggtgtgtttgtgtgagataTTCTTGTTAGTACTGTGTGACAGATTGGTGGTACTCCTAAAACACTTACTTATTTTATGTATGGCATGCATGCCTGCTTCCCCCACTACTTTCACTTGAAACATGCACACTGGCAGGCAGTTCCCTGTCTGAGGTCCCCTCATTGCTGCAGTCATATGCCTGTTGGCAGCCGGCCACAGCAACCCAAGCCTCCTGAGTGGCAACCCTATCTACCTCAGACACTGGCCACGGGGCACCAGAATAGTAAATAATATGTGAGTGCCAGCAGGAGGAACGCTATTGCTCAGAGCAAACAAAATATCTGTAAAATCTCACCTTCAGACAGCAGCTAAATATAAGCGTAGCCACCTTTGCCATTAAGGGGTTTTGACTTCATGGAAAATTACAGAAGGAAAGTGGAAGAAATGCCTTTGCCTGATGCTGCTTTGACGTTGTTGGATGGTGTGCGCACACAGATACTCCCGCATGCAGTCATAGATAAGCTGCGCACTTAGCAGAGGCATGTGTACATAAAAGTGACACCAGCCTATATTGGGGTTATGTTAGGGGCTGCAAGCTGAAGCACTGAGAGACACAAACCCACTCAatgcagcagggagaggagtCTAATTCCCATTTTAACCAGACATAACTGATGCTAAGAATGCAGTTTTATCCTAAACTGAGATTGATTAGTAACTGGAACCGCAATATGTCAATGAGCATAACTGTGCAGCTATGACTTGGAATATTTACGAGGGTCACAGAAGTCAAAAGCCATAGTTGAGGTCAGAAGTGTTTGAATTGCTGCCCTCCATAGTGAGGTAATTCAAATCTGGCTGATCAATCTGACACATCAGTTTAATTTCACATCACAGCTGTGCTCTTTAAAGTTCACctgaacagctgctgctgcagagaagaTGAGACGAGATCTCCCCGCTGGCTCGGTGTCAGACAGTGAATGTACAGCAGGTCAAGTAGGTCTTAAATGGGCCACAGATAAGTCAACCTGTTTATAACACAGGAATGAGTAAAGCATTATTGGCTCATTTGATGCTGCTGTCTGGATCATCTCTGCCCTGAGAGAGCCTGAGACATGTTTTGGGTGTGAGTGACATCAAGTCCATTCTGGTTTACTCTGTTTATGTGTCTCTTTAACTTCTTACCAACTGGTGTGCTTGTAATAACTTGTTCTTATTGAATGATTCATTTATTGGAGTGAGTAAGCGAGACAATTAATCATTCAATTACAGTTTTCTTCATAGTCATAAGGCACCTGGAGCTGTAAAAACTGGGTTGTTTTGAAAGGACAGCCTGCAAGGCATTTTTCTCAGAACTGGAATCCTTGTCAACTACTACAGTGAACTTCTCTTAACTGTCATTCTGTTGTTTATTATTCACGACAGGTGTAGGGCTACAAAAAAAGGAACTGCTTGCAACAACTGTattgaaatgattttaaagtatttttttcttcttttcacacCTGGTTTATAACTTCCTCGTATAAGCCTGTAAACCAAGACTACACGTGGTGTTTTGTCTTCCTTGGAAAATGTATCAACCAAAAATAGCTCGATTACAGGAATACTGGAGTTCTGATGAAGGTCATTTTTACTGTGTGACACCTGTGCTTTCTCTCAGCATGCAAACCTGTCTGCATCTCCTCTGTCACTGGGCTCTTCATAGGTCAAATAGTTTGTGAGTTTAGTGCAGAATTAACCTTGTTTTACTGCCAGAGATCGCGTGCAGGTTCCAGTAAGACTAAATGAAGCTCTGAAAACACCACAGAGTTTTTATTCCTTATCAGAAGGACCTGCAGAGTCTTGTGGCGGATCACCTAAGGTGGTAGCAGCAGGTTACATTATTGCAGCTTATTTTATGATGTTTATTTGgtttaactttacttttaatttaGCCTGGTTGTAGCCTGTGTTTGCTGAAGATTGCAGTTGTAATATTGATTAATTTAGTATGTTTGCAAGAAATCAGAGTAAGCTGATAAAACCGTCAGAGACACCTCGCCCTCTAATGAAAACTAGCAGCTGTTTTTTGATTATCTGTCCATTTTTGCTTTTCAAACCCAGACTCGAGCAGCTGCGGTCCATATTTCAGCTCTGACTAAAAACCGCCTGATTCTCAACAttcctcaggctgcagagattCCCCTCTGCCCCTGTGTCAAAGCTTGGCCCCCAGCCGAGACATGCTCACCAACACACCCCACGTTCCATGGAAACTCCAGTCCTTCTCAATGGACAAATGCCCCAACTGAAGCCACATACAGATAGATATACACACAAACGCACTGTACAGAGCAAGAGACGGGGTTGTGTGTGAGTGCGCGCAAGTTCGTCAGACtgttacaaacacacatacacaaccaaGGGTCTCCCATGGCCTGAGCGCAGACAGCGAAGCTCTGTGAACTGAGATCTCTTTTGTTTACCCCAATAGACAATAACGtgtctgttctctctgtctgttttctctctttttcccctccttctctttcattCGCTCTGTCCCTCTTTCATCCACACCTCCTTCGCCGTACCTCATCTCCAGGATGACCATCTGCGACCTCTACACCATGCCCCGAGTGGCTGAGCCCGTCTGGTTGACCATGATGTCTGGGGCGTCGGAGAAGAACCAGCTCTGCGGGCACTTCATGAGGGAGCTCTCCCTGCTGATGGAGCAGGCCTCCAAGAACCAGTTGAGTGTCTGCTTGTACTTATACCTTGTCCCCACCAGCAGTCACAAAATCTCTAAAAATGTTGCAGGAGTTTCAGAGGTTGCATCCTAAATGCGAGTCGAGGTGAATTATATCAGAATTCCTTTTCAAACAGGTATATACTATGTCACATAGTGGTTTTTAGCAGTTGTATGGTCCACGGTTATGATTGTAAACTAAAATCAAAACTAAATTTAAACAATACGCTTTtagacaaaccaaaacaatattGCCTGGTTacaaaactaattaaaacagaataaaaatatacgGATATTAATCTAATTTTAAGTATTTCAAGAATAATGGCTTGAACACACTACACGACTTTCAAAGTTGTCTGGTCGTTCTCCTGTTCACACGACACAACTTTTCTGCCTTGTAGTCGAGAGTCTTACGGTCGTTTTCACACTACATGATTGATCAGTGACAAGGCGTCACACACTACATGATCACACGTGCCAGACGAGACACAGGGATGAGACGATTCCAGGTTGTGCGCTGATTTGCAAAAAAACTGCAAATTTTCCTCCATATGCACTCATGCCTGGTTAGACTGGGCTGAGAGATCACACGCTGACAAGCTGTTCATGAGCTTCTGGATTGACTTTTTGAAAAGTTCACACATGCCAACCGCCGTTCACGAGAGCGTGCGCCAATCTGCCCCTGATCTGGGGCTTTTTGTTGGCCAGCTCCAAAAACCATTGGGGACTGCACGATCAGGTCCATTTATTGCCATTTTGCAACTAAGGGTTGGATAATGAAATGACCATTGTAGCCCCTTAATGCTACGCATACGTAAAAACATATCCAAATAATTGAATTAGAAGCATTTAGTAGGACattttgtaaatacattttgtgtgtatatgtagcTACATACTTGACATCCATGCCTTGCCAAACGAAACCTTTTGTtgaaaaactgaaactaaactttcaaacacaaactgaaaagtGTTCGCCCTTATGGATCTGCTGAAAAGGAATCAAACAAGCTCACTGATCAAACAAGCTCACTGATCATATGAACAGGAAAAGACATTAACAGCAGTATTAAGAAATCTTACACATGCATAGTACTTCCCGGACAAGCCTatcaacagagaaacaaataCAGGTTCACACACACTATTCACTCTAtctcccccccacacacacatacacactttctGTGGTCTATCTGTCCctttcttacacacacacacacacacacacgctgtgaATGTTTCACCCTCTTTGCATTTACTTGTCTGCCTCAGAGGGAGCTGTGAATGAGAAGATCCCTGCCAGTCTCTAATTGCTTATTGTTGCTGTTACAAAGCCACGTCAAACCACTGCTAGTTGTACATAAATGAATTGGTAGCAAGGCTTTTATTGAACACAGCACCCGTCTTCAGTACAGTTGATTTTAAGTATCATTCAGTTTACTGAATTATTACATCAAGTTGATCTTAAAGGTCAAGAATAATTGCCGATATTTTTAAAAGATGCGTGTGATTTTCTGATCTTTATCACAGAGTTACGCATTAGAGATCAATCCTGTATCTTCTTTCATTCTGTTGTAAATGCCATGtctgcaactaatgatttttCATTACCAATTACTTAAAGTCAAGTCACTTTTATTTATGCAGCCCAAAATCATAATtgcattgcctcagtgggctttacaatctgtacagtgaacgtTATCCTCCTTAGACCCTCGACTCAGAGCCAAACACGATGTCTTAAACTTGCCTTGAACTTCAATCTTATCTATTTATTTCACaatgatatttttttcctcccttcattcattcattcagtctttatttaaacagtaCTTCACTTTCTTTTGCATGGACAATGACTAtaagataaacataaaaaagcCTACATTAAAGGAAAATGGACTGAATAAGGGAAAgtgttcaaataaaaaaacaaaaaacgacaATATAGGATAAAAAGATGCAATAAAATCACAACACAACAAGGGATAATGGCCAAGTTAACCTTAAAGATCTACACCTCGCTCAGATTTGACAAATACAGGAACAGAAATAGTCAAGCTGCCAAATAAATCATGTGATCCAACTTTAACTTGGTATTTTTTGCTTGATTAAAGACTTAATGGTTAGGACAATAGGAGGAACAGTGGAAACTCTATCacgaacattttttttttataattaagaTTTAAGTACTCTATCAGAAgttgtttatcttttttttataacatcCACTCCATACTACACAGTTCACTGTGTTTTCTCATATTCTCTGAAACCCTGCACGCTCTCTAAATGATGACCATGAAAAGAAACTGCGTCTCCTAGGCAACCGTGGTGTTTCTTTAGCAGCAGCGCTTCTCGGTTAAAGTCATTATTTCCGCCAGCACCAGTAGTTAGGATGACTACCACGCACCTACGTCTATGTTATGTTGACTCGTAAAGCATCACGTCTCCCTGGCAGCCGTTGAACTTACTGTATCACATCGTGTCTTTTCTGAGGCATCCAGTCAGTGTTCCCATGACTGATGGTTTTGACGATGCCGCAGGCGCATCTGTGTTCTAGCACGTGATTGAACTTGACCACCGTGACAGTGTTGAGTCATGAGACAGGAAGGGAAGTAGACACTTGTGGTCAGAACAGGGAAGTGAATCATTCTAttggaatgtgtgtgtatgggtttCCTTTATGcgtgtatctgtgtttgtgtgtgtgtgtgtgtgtgcaaacaatGGCTGTCTATGTGGTATCATAGAAAATGTCAGACCAAAGTTTTCCGTTTAGCGAGAGAACTTCTGACCTAACCAACAAGAGGTCAGGCGTGAAAGAGGAGTTTCTGAGTGCACCCAGGAAATCCATTTTGTTgactctcctcttttctctgctaACCAACCCCTTTGTCTGATATTTCAGATTCCTCCCTGCGTTATTGACAGCCATCCTGACCAATCATCTGGCCTGGGTGCCCACAGTCATGCCCAATGGGCAGCCCCCAATCAAGATCTTCCTCGAGAAACACTCCTCCAAGAGCGTCGACATGCTGGCAAAGACGCACCCCTACAACCCGCTGTGGGCACAGCTAGGTGAGGAGtttgaacacatacacacaaacacagagttgAATGTACCTTTGTTTTCCATCAGAGCGCCCGGGGAGTCATATTAAACATCTGTGTTCAGCCTTTAATTGGCTGAAGCTTCAACGCATCCGTTCCCAACCTGTCTttactgcacaaacacaagttAGGACTAGACAGTATCTTCTTTGCATGCAACTCAATCATTTGCAAATAAACTGTGTTAACCTACAAGGTGTTCCCGAGCCCATGTAGTTATATCCTTTATACACTCATGTCTTGCACAAAGTAATAAACCTCACCTGATCATCATTCTTTCACCAGTTGCCaattaacctgtttacctgtggaatgttttgaagtgtttttttttttaacattccacaactttcccagtctcttgctgctcctgtcccaacttgtttgaaacgttTTACTGGCAAAAATCAATGATGTTGAagtaaatatattgtctttgtactgttttcaattgagtttaTGGCAAAAGGGATTAGCAAATTGCCACATTAAGgtaaattaatcatttaaacagCGTCCCAACTCTTTTGGAATCAGGCTTGTAAATATGCCATTTTCAAATTAACATGTATTAATACCGCAACTGCATTTACATTATGAAAATTGGATATCAATTCCCCATCTATACTGTTAAAGTGCCGATGTGTTTACCTGATCGAGAATTGtaaacatcacattttcttcCAGTGGATCACATGACAACAGTGGATATCCTTCTGTCAACATCGCTTGCTGGTGTACAAGTAGCTGATTTATGGGCACATATAGTAAGAAGTGATGTGCTATAAATACATGGACATctttaagtacatttcaacACTTTCACCTAGAGTGACACGGAAATGTAAAGATGGTGAGTTCATGGTGACACCTAGTGGTAATAGCTGAGAACTGCACACCAGAGAAATTATGTCATatgaaaaaagatggaagaactcgagatacacaagaatgttaTTGTACGTGTACCGCTATTGCCGTTATTTGAGTTGGAGTTGATTGATCTTGTAGAGCTTTTATTTAATCtattccttttttattttatatacttatacttTTACACTTCCTTACCATCTGTACTTATTTCTGCCCTTGTGCTGCTTTTAACACCAAAATTTCCCCTCTGTGGGATCAATGAATGATTATCTTAACTTGAAAAGTAGAAATCGGTTGTTTGCTGACAATTGGCTTGTGAATTATTGTCTTCCTCTTGTGATACACCTTCTCATATTTGGAGCTCCAGAATTCCCTCTGATTTTTGTAATAGGTTTCAGTTTGGGAAAGTGTGATTTTTCTCCATCAAAACAATATTTCTCACCTGAGTTAAGAAAAATAGAATACTTAGCAAACTACTcaaatttacttttattttcagatctaagaaactattaaataaacattactTGTTAAAAATAGAAACTAATGCATCTCAAGACCTGCTAgatgatgttaatgttttgttttgttttttcttctgtgtgtaGGCGACCTGTACGGGTCCATTGGGTCACCGGTACGACTCTCGAGGACGGTGGTAGTCGGCCGCAGACAGGAGCTGGTCCAGAGACTCCTCTATGTCCTCACCTACTTCATCCGTTGCTCCGAGCTGCTGGAAACCCACATGCTGGACAGCGCTGAGGATGAGGCCATCGTAATGCCCGGCTCCCTCATCACAACTTCCCTAAGgaaaggagaggtggaggagtcAGACTATGTCCTGGTTACCGTCCATAAACCCAGCGGCGACTACTTGTCCCAAGGGGCCCACGGCCGACAGACGGAGGCAGAGGACAGCAGCTACCGTTCAGACAACAGCCTCCAGAGcagcacatacacagacacagaggtaGAGCACGGCGCCGGGGACACACCcaaggaggaagatgaggatgaggaggatgaggaagacgAGGACAGCAGTGAAAGTCAAGGGTCCAGGAGCAGTGTGCTTCAAACGGAGCACAGCCAGGGTAACAACCCTGTTATCAGGACTACAGAAGCAGCTGAATCTGGGGAGCTGCACCGGGAATCTAGCAGCCCGCTGGCCACTGAGGCCCGACTGGAGACAGTGCTGCGTGTCGGCTCGGCTTCACCCAGGGAGCAGGTCTGTGTGCTGGATACAGAGACCAAGGGTGACCTGAAACTTATTGTCCCATCCATACCCACAACGCTTGCATCAAGTGCATCTCCAACTCCTGTCACCTCAGAAGGTAAAACCTCTGGGGCAGATGCTGGGGTGGATGCAGGCATGGGGAACCAGCCCACCAGACTGCTGGCTCCTCGGTCTTTGGGGATCCCTCTAGAGAAGAAGCCCCCAGATAAGAACATGGCTGCTGCAGTGCCAGTACCTTTGATGGGGCCGATGGCTTTGACTctgacagaagaggaggagccaGCAACAAAAGTCACTTTCCTCATCGGAGACTCCATGTCTCCTGAGTCGGACACAGAGAGCCGCaggaggaaggtggaggaggagatgaaaaagCACAGGAAACACCTCAAGGACAAACATCTACTTgcccagcagctgctgctgcatcagCGACCGCAACCGCAGAGAGGAGCAGATTCAAAGACCAGCAACACCAGTGCATCAGAGGACCAAACCAAACAGACCAAGGCAGCTCCAGCCCTGCAGCGGGTGTCCAGTAAGTGGAGCCCAAACCTTATGGATGATTTCGATGAGTATTTCAGCCTAGAGAACCCCGTGGAAACAAGGACTATAGATGATGTGGCCAAACGACAGGGGGGCAGCACCACAGACAGTATGCGCAAAGACTTGCTGGACCCTTCGGGAGTCCCAAGGCCTGGTCATGGTTTGGGTCTCTGTTTAGGTTCAGGTAGTGGAGAGGTAGGGTCCAGCAGGAAGAGAGACACTCTGTTGGATGTCCAGAGAAGGTGCAGGTGTGGGTCAACAGATTCGTCCGACAACTGCTGCTGCAGGGGCTGTTCTGCTGAGCAGGATCAGGGTCTTCTGTTGTCAGTCCCCATCCCCCAGGATGGAAGCGGCAACAGCAAAGAGGACCAAAAGCCTAAAGTGTTGCCTGTCAATGACTGGGAGATACCACGCAACGAGAGCTCGGACAGCGCGCTGGGGGACAGTGAGAGCGAGGACACAGAGGACTggcaggaggaggtgatggtgcCATTCCCAGGGTGAGTAAAAGaccattcatttattcatagaCAAACTGGAAACTCTGCTATGAAGTGGTGTGGTTGTAATGAACACTCTGGCAGGatttgaaaataatcaatatcTACTGTCAAATGTTTGATTCATAGGTCAAAATTGGTGGAGAACTTCTCAAAGCCAACCATTGCCAACTTCGGCCGCTCTCTGTTCGGAGGCTACTGCCCCACCTACGTGCCAGACTTTGTCCTGCATGGGGTGCCCAGCGACGAGAAGCTCCGGCAGAGCCTCATGGCGGAATTAACCCATGCTGTTCAGGTAAAGGACTGAAGTGTTTTTAGGGAGCTATACTTTTTCACTGCCAATACAAACTACCATGGTTCCTGCGCAGTAGGCAAAGTAAGGAGTTTGATTCAGGAATAACCAGATTTGAAGTATTGGTGgaagaaagtaaagaaagtatggaaaaatatgaatttccACACAGTTGCTCCAATTCTATATactgaaaaactgaatttctttaaaaaaaacataaagtgtaCCACTGTGAGATACTGCCAAAAGCAAGCTTGGTGTCGtcaaaagcagcaaaacagctctgacccgAGTGGTCCAAGACATGTGCGACCAaattatttgaaagaaaatccAGCAGTTTCTTTGAATTGCATACATACATAGTATCCAAATAAATAACAACCAAAAATGAATCTTGTCTGAACATTTATGAGTTATGTAGTGATGTAATTATTAGGAAAAGTAAACAGACTACCTCTCTGTCCATTTATGGCCacattgtggaaaaaaaagatgcacaGATTAAATCtcttatactgtatatgtccTGTATCAATATACGTATCATAATATGGAAATTGTATATAAAGTTACGTATAACATAAAAACGTCATCTGTTAGTTCCACTTTTGGGTtgaatacatgtattttttaaaaaaaaaaccctgactcagcttggtttttgttttttaatggcgattttatttaattaaggAAAATAATTTTATAGAACAATAACACAATATGATTGGATAATTATAAGACAATACCACTGAAAGTAGATCAATAATTATGAATCATTGTCCAGCCTTAATTCAGatatttcaaatatgttttacattaaaggatTTACCGTATTATTGCTATTTACCTTTTTGTACAGTAGTTTGAGACACGTGATAACAtgtgagaaacactgattttaATGTCTGTTCTCATCCTCTGCAGCATCCAGTTTTGGATGAGCCCATAGCAGAGGCCGTCTGCATTATAGCAGACACAGACAAGTGGACGGTGCAGGTGGCCAGCAGTCAGAGACGAGCCACAGACGTCAACAAGTTGGGGAAGGAAGTCCTGGTGTCCAGCCTGGTGTCCAGCTTATTGCAGTCCACACACCAGCTCTACAAACTCAACCTCTCACCCAAC
It contains:
- the fnip1 gene encoding folliculin-interacting protein 1 isoform X1: MPPTLFQKLFNKRNAFSSPPPRCSKEDPAFSWPIPQLEPSQIRLIVYQDCERRGRNVLFDSNAKKRGTEETPITSTEAQVKMFGKCCQLRPTGGSSSSLDSSSSCTSETKETKEQGLRFPGSRCSSDVVMLGEMMFGSVAMSYKGSTLKIHQIRSPPQLMLSKVFTARTGGSVYGSLNTLQDSLEFIGQDGNTLRPDQNTGANSMLGNIGFSQLCSPRRAFSEQGPLRLIKSASFFSGHSHPMDMPGRGLYDERDSGIARSASLSSLLITPFPSPGSSLTSSCASSYQRRWLRSQTTSLENGVFPRWSVEESFNMSDESGGPSLGVARKKKIAIGVIFMLSPNPEENNRFQDFFFSHFPLFESHMNKLKSAIEQAMKMSRRSADASQRALAYSRMVEGLNEFRMTICDLYTMPRVAEPVWLTMMSGASEKNQLCGHFMRELSLLMEQASKNQFLPALLTAILTNHLAWVPTVMPNGQPPIKIFLEKHSSKSVDMLAKTHPYNPLWAQLGDLYGSIGSPVRLSRTVVVGRRQELVQRLLYVLTYFIRCSELLETHMLDSAEDEAIVMPGSLITTSLRKGEVEESDYVLVTVHKPSGDYLSQGAHGRQTEAEDSSYRSDNSLQSSTYTDTEVEHGAGDTPKEEDEDEEDEEDEDSSESQGSRSSVLQTEHSQGNNPVIRTTEAAESGELHRESSSPLATEARLETVLRVGSASPREQVCVLDTETKGDLKLIVPSIPTTLASSASPTPVTSEGKTSGADAGVDAGMGNQPTRLLAPRSLGIPLEKKPPDKNMAAAVPVPLMGPMALTLTEEEEPATKVTFLIGDSMSPESDTESRRRKVEEEMKKHRKHLKDKHLLAQQLLLHQRPQPQRGADSKTSNTSASEDQTKQTKAAPALQRVSSKWSPNLMDDFDEYFSLENPVETRTIDDVAKRQGGSTTDSMRKDLLDPSGVPRPGHGLGLCLGSGSGEVGSSRKRDTLLDVQRRCRCGSTDSSDNCCCRGCSAEQDQGLLLSVPIPQDGSGNSKEDQKPKVLPVNDWEIPRNESSDSALGDSESEDTEDWQEEVMVPFPGSKLVENFSKPTIANFGRSLFGGYCPTYVPDFVLHGVPSDEKLRQSLMAELTHAVQHPVLDEPIAEAVCIIADTDKWTVQVASSQRRATDVNKLGKEVLVSSLVSSLLQSTHQLYKLNLSPNFCIMHLEDRLQEIYFKSKMLAEYLKGQTRVHVKELGMVLGIESSDLPLLAAVASTHSPYVAQILL
- the fnip1 gene encoding folliculin-interacting protein 1 isoform X2 yields the protein MPPTLFQKLFNKRNAFSSPPPRCSKEDPAFSWPIPQLEPSQIRLIVYQDCERRGRNVLFDSNAKKRGTEETPITSTEAQVKMFGKCCQLRPTGGSSSSLDSSSSCTSETKETKEQGLRFPGSRCSSDVVMLGEMMFGSVAMSYKGSTLKIHQIRSPPQLMLSKVFTARTGGSVYGSLNTLQDSLEFIGQDGNTLRPDQNTGANSMLGNIGHSHPMDMPGRGLYDERDSGIARSASLSSLLITPFPSPGSSLTSSCASSYQRRWLRSQTTSLENGVFPRWSVEESFNMSDESGGPSLGVARKKKIAIGVIFMLSPNPEENNRFQDFFFSHFPLFESHMNKLKSAIEQAMKMSRRSADASQRALAYSRMVEGLNEFRMTICDLYTMPRVAEPVWLTMMSGASEKNQLCGHFMRELSLLMEQASKNQFLPALLTAILTNHLAWVPTVMPNGQPPIKIFLEKHSSKSVDMLAKTHPYNPLWAQLGDLYGSIGSPVRLSRTVVVGRRQELVQRLLYVLTYFIRCSELLETHMLDSAEDEAIVMPGSLITTSLRKGEVEESDYVLVTVHKPSGDYLSQGAHGRQTEAEDSSYRSDNSLQSSTYTDTEVEHGAGDTPKEEDEDEEDEEDEDSSESQGSRSSVLQTEHSQGNNPVIRTTEAAESGELHRESSSPLATEARLETVLRVGSASPREQVCVLDTETKGDLKLIVPSIPTTLASSASPTPVTSEGKTSGADAGVDAGMGNQPTRLLAPRSLGIPLEKKPPDKNMAAAVPVPLMGPMALTLTEEEEPATKVTFLIGDSMSPESDTESRRRKVEEEMKKHRKHLKDKHLLAQQLLLHQRPQPQRGADSKTSNTSASEDQTKQTKAAPALQRVSSKWSPNLMDDFDEYFSLENPVETRTIDDVAKRQGGSTTDSMRKDLLDPSGVPRPGHGLGLCLGSGSGEVGSSRKRDTLLDVQRRCRCGSTDSSDNCCCRGCSAEQDQGLLLSVPIPQDGSGNSKEDQKPKVLPVNDWEIPRNESSDSALGDSESEDTEDWQEEVMVPFPGSKLVENFSKPTIANFGRSLFGGYCPTYVPDFVLHGVPSDEKLRQSLMAELTHAVQHPVLDEPIAEAVCIIADTDKWTVQVASSQRRATDVNKLGKEVLVSSLVSSLLQSTHQLYKLNLSPNFCIMHLEDRLQEIYFKSKMLAEYLKGQTRVHVKELGMVLGIESSDLPLLAAVASTHSPYVAQILL